tgtatttcaatatacttaatttatttaaattttattattatttcggaGTGAGAGGCTGGACCTTCTCTGTTTATTTTTCGGGATGATAGGCGCTGCCTTCCCCAACTGATCGTTATGGTAGGCTATGCCTTCACGATCAGAGAAACACGTGGTAGGCTTTGCCTCCGTGAATAGAAGAAGAGGTCAAAAATGGTAGACTAAGTCTCCTCGGAccttgaaataagtaaaagtcaaaatggtagaCAATGTCTCCTCGGACTTTGAAAAATTATCAATATGGTAGTCTATGACTCCTCGGATCATGTGGTAGGCTAAGCCTCccaattttatttatgctatttaaatttctacaatttaaatttatgcaatttaagtttatgcttttattttatgcctttaatttttgcatttaacTTATGCATTTAAATTCTCATCTTTACTATATTTATTGAATAGAATTATCATGTCGAATTTGACAAAGCTCGAAATTAATGCCCTGGATATTAcggaaaataattatatgacctGGGCAGTGGGTGCAAAGATGCACCTGAGAGGAAACGGGCTTTTGGAAACCATCGATAGTTCGAAAACGGTGTCGGATGAGAAAAAGGCTAAAGCCATGATATTTTTACGACACCACATCCATGATGGTTTAAAGGATGAATATATTACGAAAGACGATCCTTGTGACCTCTTGAAATCTTTAAAAGAGAGGTTCGATCACCAGAAATATGTGATCTTACCGAAAGCTAAACACGAGTGGATCCATCTCCGGTTCCAGGATTACAAAAGTGTTAGTGAGTTTAATTCCGCGATGTTCGGAATTACTTCGAGGATGATGTTATGTGGAGAGAAAATAAGTGATTATGATATGATCGAGAAAACTCTCTCCACGTTCCATCTTGAAAATGTAATCATGCAGCAACAGTACCGGGTGAATGGATATACTCGTTACTCAGAGTTGATGTAAGTCCTCCTTGTAGCGGAGCAGAATAATCAACTCGTGACTTTAACCCATCAAGCTCGTCCCACTGGATCTGCTCCATTTCCTGAAGCGAATTTTGCATCATCCAGTTATGATAATAGAAAAGGACAAGGTCGTGGACGTGGTGGAAACCGTTATcatggtcgtggaagaggacgaggaagaagattaCGTCCCTATGATGAAAGAGATAACAAGAACTTCCACGAAAATGAAAGGAATGAAAAGGACCGGGATGATAAAAAGCAAACGGGAAAGGTTTGCTACAGATGCGGCATGAAAGGTCATTGGGTACGTAGTTTCCGTACACCAAAACATTTAGCCGATCTGTATAGAGAATCCCAAAAgggaaaagaaaaaggaagaggTGAAACAAACTTCATCTCTGATGAACCCGGGCCATTCTTTCATGGTTTAAACGATGATACTCATCTCGACATATCAGATTTTCTGGTTGAGCCAGAGAGTATCGATGAGTGATATAAATCGATGTGATATAAGTAGACTGTATTATAGTATCTATATCTTTTGTTGTAAGATTTAATGTTATGTTTCATGtttaatgtttaataatatatgttttatattcagAAAATGCCAAACTT
The window above is part of the Brassica napus cultivar Da-Ae chromosome C8, Da-Ae, whole genome shotgun sequence genome. Proteins encoded here:
- the LOC125591499 gene encoding uncharacterized protein LOC125591499, translating into MHLRGNGLLETIDSSKTVSDEKKAKAMIFLRHHIHDGLKDEYITKDDPCDLLKSLKERFDHQKYVILPKAKHEWIHLRFQDYKSVSEFNSAMFGITSRMMLCGEKISDYDMIEKTLSTFHLENVIMQQQYRVNGYTRYSELIYDNRKGQGRGRGGNRYHGRGRGRGRRLRPYDERDNKNFHENERNEKDRDDKKQTGKVCYRCGMKGHWVRSFRTPKHLADLYRESQKGKEKGRGETNFISDEPGPFFHGLNDDTHLDISDFLVEPESIDE